TTTCCAGAGCATGGAGTTGTTGCAGATGAACTCCTTGCTCATGCAGATCTTGCCATGTATAAATCAAAAGAACTTGGCAGCAATTGTTTTAGCTTTTACACTCCTGATCCTCATTGGCAAGCTCAAATTCAGTCGCGAAATTTCTGGAAAAATCAAATCCGTGAAGCGCTTGAGCAAGACTTGTTTGTTCTTTACTGTCAACCCATTTTAGATTTGCAAAGTAACAGTACTTCCTGCTATGAAGTTTTAATTCGGATGCTAGGTAAAGATGGAGAGGTTATTTCTCCTAATACATTCCTACCAATTGCTGAGAACTGTGGATTAATTTTTCATATTGATCGTTGGGTTGTTCGCCAAGCAATTCATTTAATTGCTGATCATGCAAAAGTAGGTAATGATTTGAGATTAGAAGTTAACATTTCCGGCAAATCATTATCTGATAGCGAACTTTTGCCGATGATTCAACAAGAGCTTACCACAACAGGTGTAAATCCTGCATCTTTAATATTAGAGATTACCGAAACGGCTGCGATCGCTGATTTTTCTCAAGCCCGTAAATTTATTAATACGCTCAAGCAAATGGGTTGCCAATTTGCTATTGATGATTTTGGTATAGGTTACTCTTCGTTTTCGCAACTCAAACACTTACCAGTAGACTACCTCAAGATAGATGGTAGTTTTATTAAAAATCTCGCGAAAGATATTTTAGATCGTCACTTGGTTAAAGCAATTGTAGAAGTCGCCCGCGGGCTATCTATTTCTACAATTCTGAGTTTGTAGCTAATTCAGAAACTATACAGCTACTACATCAATTAGGTATTGATTATGCTCAAGGCTATTATATTGGTAAACCAATACCAGTAACTGAATTATTTCATTGGAACAATACATATAATTGTTCTTCTCAAGTTTCTCAGTGGAATTTAAGTAGTACAAAGATACCTAAACATCTATATACATCTACTTTTCTACTGCAGTCTAAAGATTAATGCAGCGTTGTGACTAATAAATTTATTGATGCAGTGCTCTTACTGAATAGATTTTAAAGTTTTAAATTTAGACAAAAGTCTTGATAAGTCATTTATCAGAACATATTTGCTGTTATATTAAGTTTTGTTAAGTTTGACGTTTTTGCTAATAAACAGTAAAATAGGATACAGAAAACAAAACGTTCATCTCTATTTTTTACAAAATCTGCCTTAAGTTAGATGTTTTGTAGAGACGGAAGTAGGGATCACTCCCGAAGGAACGCGCCTTACATATTCAAAACCTAAACTCAAGTAATTTATAGAAAAGGCTAGGGAGATGAAATTCAAGTATAGAGGCATTAACTATGAATCATGTACACCTGCTACTGAGATGATAGAAGGTGAAGCGGGCGGACAATATCGAGGTGTAAGTTGGAAACATCATTATCCAAGACATATTCCTACACCTCAACCTGTAGTTGGACTAAAGTATCGTGGAGTTAGCTACTCCTCTGGACATCCAATAGATGTGGAAGCAAGTGTCTTACGCCGACAGTACGAAGATAAAACAGTAGCTAAGTCAACACCACAGCAAGAATCAATAACGAGCAATCGCCAAAAAGCTTTAATGCAGTTAAATCACACTCATATTGCTAATATTCGTCAAAATTTGGAATATCGGCTGCAAGTAGCACGAGCCAAAGGCGACCAAAAACTGGTTCAAATGTTAGAAATAGAAGCAAGTCAGCTTATTGCACGCAACTAGATTATTAAACAATCAGTTTTCTTCCTCGAAGCCTAGCTAGATTGATGTTAGCTAGGCTTGAGTTCAATTGAGTATAACTACGTGCTACGGTCAATGATAAATGCTTTAATTCCAGCTGCTGTTGCTCCGTGATAGTCCTCATTCCAACTATCACCAATGTGCCAGGCTAACTCAGGACTGCAGTTATGTTTCGCGAGTGCTGTCATAAAAATTTCCTGATTGGGCTTCGCTGCGCCTGCTTCAGTAGAAATAGTGATAGAAGTAAAGAACTTTTCTAGATCAAGTTCTGCTAGAACTAAGTAGAGTCGAGAATCAAAATTTGATATTATTCCTAGCTCAACTTCCATCTGTTGCCAACGTTCCAAGGCAGGAGCAACGTCAGGATACACATACCAAGGATCAGCAGTTGCAAAATACCGATACAATTCTGTGAAGAAAGCAGAGAAATCAGTAAATTGATTAAGAACGCCCACCTGCTGAAAAGTTTGCTGTACAACTGTTTTCCACCAATGAAACTCACACGCTGCGATCTCATCTGGTTCCATTTCTGGAAAGACTGGTGGTGGAGCTGCTTGAAAACTTTGTAGAAACGCTTGATTTAATGTTTTAGCTGAGATGTAGATTCCAAATTTTTGTGCTACCTCACTATAGGCTTGACCAACGCTACCTTTAACTCCGAAAAGCGTACCAACTGCATCAAGAAAAATGATCTTTGGTTTTTGCATCATCTGTTATTAGCTGCTAGCCTACGGCGATCGCGGAATCTAAGTAGAAATTGTTTGCCTTTAATCATACCCTGGTAATCGTTACTGTTAAAACTATTCAGCTAGTTCAGTAAACGGGCTAGTGATCCAATTAATCCCGACTTTGAGTTTGTGACCTAGTGTAGGCATACGATAAAGATACGCCAAGCGACGTGCTACATAAGCTAACGGACCATCAAGCTTAATTCCTAAACCTGTAAAAGTAGCGTTGTCTGTTCCCAACGTCATCATTTCACCTAAATGTTGATAACGGAAGGGAAGTAAAGGACGTTCTGTTAATGAAGCCCAGACGTTCCAGCCTACATAATCTGCTTGTTGAAATGCAGCTTGAGCAGTTGAGGGTACTTGTTGCCCTTCTGCGTCACGACAGTCAGCTAAATCCCCTAGAGCAAAAATTTCGGGATGGTCTACAACTTGTAAAGTGGATGTTGTTGTTAATTTACCGTGCTGTTGCTTGAGAGCAAGCGATCGCACAACAGGTGAAACCCGCGTTCCTACTGTCCAAATGACGATATCTACAGGAATTGTATCAACTTGATTTTTGTATTCGAGTGCGATCGCCTGTGGTTCAATTTCTTGGACTTTCGTTTCCAAATCAATCCAAATTCCCCGCGCATCCAAAGCATTACTAGCAGCAATGCGATTGTATTCTGGTGATGTCCGCAAGACCTGATCCGTCATTTCGATCAAACGAATGCGGGCGCGATTTTGCAAGCGATCTGCCAATTTACACGCCAACTCGACGCCACAGTAACCTCCTCCTACGATTGCTACGCGGATTTTGTCAACAGGGGACTCTTCAAGCAGTCGCAGTCGCGCTTCTAGGTGATACGCATCATCAATTGTCCGGAAAGGAAAAGCATATGATGTTGCTCCAGGAACCATATCGAGTGGAGTTTCGCCACCTAATGCAAGAACTAAGCGATCGTAGGGAATTTCTGAACCTTCTTGTAAATGAACTCGCTGTTCGTCAATATTAATACCTGTAACAGTTCCTTGATAAAAACGTATACCTGTGCCAGCGAATATTTCTGAGAATGGTGGTGCTATTTCCCAAGTTTGTAGTTCACCTGTCAGAAGTTCGTAAAGTAATGGTGAGAATAAAAAGCGATCGCTTTGATCGACAAGCACAATTTCTGGTTTTTGTGACTTCCACGGTAATTGTGACAATCTTAAGGCAGTATAAAGACCACCAAAACCACCACCGAGAATACAAATGCGTGCAGGTTGCTGGGTCATAATTCTAGTCAAGCATAAGCAGCAGAGCTTCTTTCAGGATAACAAGCTAATTACCAAGTCACGCGATCGCCGAACCTAGTTACTAAATTTGTTCCGATTCCTGATATACGTTCTAAATCTGCTAGAGATGTAAAAGGTTGTTCCTGACGTGCAGTGATAATTCTTTGTGCTAGTTTCTCACCAATACCAGGTAATGCAGTTAGTTCTTCTAAGCTAGCTGTGTTGAGATTAACTTTATCGCCTGTGTTCGTGTTGGCTACATCAGCAGATTGAAATTGCGCACACTGTTGCTGTTGTTCCCTAATTTTCTTTTGAACACTAACTGGTACGCCTAGTTGTGCAGTTGCATAGAGTCGCTCAAATTCCTCTACATAATGCGCTGCAACAGTTGAGTTTTGTAAGATTAATAATGTTTCGTCGTTTTTTGCATTTGCTGCAGCTGACCAGTTATGCGAACCTGTAATGACGATTCGTTTGTCTACAACAGCAAACTTGTGATGTAGAGAATCGCCTTGCGCTAATTGTGGTGTTCCAACAGTAGCGATCGTATTTTGCCAAGGACGATTATTTTTTTCATACTTACAGTTATCACTCAGCGCCACTCCCATCATGTCTAACGCTTCACTATAAGTGCGAAATGCAAAACTTGGGTCAATTAATGCTCGAATTTGGACATTTTGCTGATGCGAAGTCTCTAGAATATTTGCTAACCTTTGTTCTGAAAAGACAAACAAAGCTAAATCTACTGAACGAGTGGCTGTATTGAGAAATTGTCCGATTAAACCATTCGTGCTGTTTTGCCAAGAAACAGTAGGCGAAGTTGGAGAAAACTGTACTGAAATATGATTATTGCCAACTTGAA
The sequence above is drawn from the Gloeocapsopsis sp. IPPAS B-1203 genome and encodes:
- a CDS encoding DUF4278 domain-containing protein, whose product is MKFKYRGINYESCTPATEMIEGEAGGQYRGVSWKHHYPRHIPTPQPVVGLKYRGVSYSSGHPIDVEASVLRRQYEDKTVAKSTPQQESITSNRQKALMQLNHTHIANIRQNLEYRLQVARAKGDQKLVQMLEIEASQLIARN
- a CDS encoding HAD-IA family hydrolase, whose protein sequence is MQKPKIIFLDAVGTLFGVKGSVGQAYSEVAQKFGIYISAKTLNQAFLQSFQAAPPPVFPEMEPDEIAACEFHWWKTVVQQTFQQVGVLNQFTDFSAFFTELYRYFATADPWYVYPDVAPALERWQQMEVELGIISNFDSRLYLVLAELDLEKFFTSITISTEAGAAKPNQEIFMTALAKHNCSPELAWHIGDSWNEDYHGATAAGIKAFIIDRST
- a CDS encoding NAD(P)/FAD-dependent oxidoreductase — encoded protein: MTQQPARICILGGGFGGLYTALRLSQLPWKSQKPEIVLVDQSDRFLFSPLLYELLTGELQTWEIAPPFSEIFAGTGIRFYQGTVTGINIDEQRVHLQEGSEIPYDRLVLALGGETPLDMVPGATSYAFPFRTIDDAYHLEARLRLLEESPVDKIRVAIVGGGYCGVELACKLADRLQNRARIRLIEMTDQVLRTSPEYNRIAASNALDARGIWIDLETKVQEIEPQAIALEYKNQVDTIPVDIVIWTVGTRVSPVVRSLALKQQHGKLTTTSTLQVVDHPEIFALGDLADCRDAEGQQVPSTAQAAFQQADYVGWNVWASLTERPLLPFRYQHLGEMMTLGTDNATFTGLGIKLDGPLAYVARRLAYLYRMPTLGHKLKVGINWITSPFTELAE
- a CDS encoding DUF655 domain-containing protein gives rise to the protein MRLLSVTASRLLVLLSLSLTACQSVQLQQKPQPLPQDPFVEVYFNHTEAAEYQEPYRQQKRQGDNLEQKIIEAIASAQATVDVAIQELRLPKIAQALVERHQAGVQVRVILENNYSRPWSSFTAAEVEKLTQRERSRYQEFRALVDRNKDGKMTTEEINQGDALVILNQAKIPWIDDTADGSAGSGLMHHKFVVVDKQTVIVTSANFTTSDIHGDFSSPGSIGNANNLLKIDSPELAKLFTEEVNLMWGDGPGGQLDSQFGLKKPLRSPQYVQVGNNHISVQFSPTSPTVSWQNSTNGLIGQFLNTATRSVDLALFVFSEQRLANILETSHQQNVQIRALIDPSFAFRTYSEALDMMGVALSDNCKYEKNNRPWQNTIATVGTPQLAQGDSLHHKFAVVDKRIVITGSHNWSAAANAKNDETLLILQNSTVAAHYVEEFERLYATAQLGVPVSVQKKIREQQQQCAQFQSADVANTNTGDKVNLNTASLEELTALPGIGEKLAQRIITARQEQPFTSLADLERISGIGTNLVTRFGDRVTW